From a single Phragmites australis chromosome 7, lpPhrAust1.1, whole genome shotgun sequence genomic region:
- the LOC133923720 gene encoding WAT1-related protein At1g68170-like, translating to MGGADGVAKPVAAMVVVQVIFAGVNIFYKLALCDGMDMRVLIAYRYLFASAVLAPLAYFIERRNRTKLTWRVVVLSFICGLTGGSLAQNLYISGMKLTSATFASAMTNLIPAITFVLALLFRYESIAVRTFSGQAKVAGTLLGVGGAMLLTFYKGADITPWASHIDLVTAVTAHAEAAAGLHPTVEATNRVMGSLLVIGSCFFYALWLILQAKLSREYPFHYSSTALMCLMSTLQSIAFALCYNRDVAQWRLGFDIRLLSVVYSGVLASGVMLVVLSWCVKRRGPLFASVFNPLMLLVVAVLSSLLLGEKLHLGSALGAVLIVMGLYAVLWGKGRETATEAAKVGELPDDDGGRIDVVVQRLSNCAQQCQSDQQPRDGAEMAHAVSAWGR from the exons ATGGGCGGGGCTGACGGGGTGGCCAAGCCTGTGGCGGCGATGGTTGTGGTGCAGGTCATCTTCGCCGGCGTCAACATCTTCTACAAGCTCGCCTTGTGCGACGGCATGGACATGAGGGTCCTCATCGCCTACCGATACCTCTTCGCCTCCGCCGTCCTCGCGCCGCTCGCCTACTTCATCGAGAG GAGGAACCGAACAAAGCTGACGTGGAGGGTGGTGGTGCTGTCTTTCATCTGCGGCCTCACCGG GGGTTCGCTGGCGCAGAACCTGTACATCTCCGGCATGAAGCTCACCTCCGCCACCTTCGCCTCCGCCATGACTAACCTCATCCCGGCCATCACCTTCGTCCTCGCCCTCCTCTTCCGCTACGAGAGTATCGCCGTCCGCACCTTCTCGGGCCAGGCCAAGGTCGCCGGCAccctcctcggcgtcggcggcgccATGCTGCTCACCTTCTACAAGGGCGCCGACATCACGCCCTGGGCCAGCCACATCGACCTCGTCACCGCGGTCACCGCGCacgcggaagcggcggccgggCTGCACCCCACCGTGGAGGCCACCAACCGGGTCATGGGCTCGCTGCTCGTCATCGGCAGCTGCTTCTTCTACGCGCTCTGGCTCATCCTCCAGGCCAAGCTCAGCAGGGAGTACCCGTTCCACTACTCCAGCACCGCCCTGATGTGCCTCATGAGCACGCTGCAGTCCATCGCCTTCGCGCTCTGCTACAACAGGGACGTCGCGCAGTGGCGACTCGGATTCGACATCAGGCTCCTATCCGTCGTCTACTCG GGCGTTCTTGCGTCAGGGGTGATGCTGGTGGTGCTGTCATGGTGCGTGAAGCGGCGGGGTCCTCTGTTCGCGTCGGTGTTCAACCCGCTGATGCTGCTGGTGGTGGCCGTGCTGAGCTCCCTGCTGCTGGGCGAGAAGCTGCACCTCGGGAGCGCGCTGGGCGCGGTGCTCATCGTGATGGGGCTCTACGCTGTGCTGTGGGGGAAGGGCCGCGAGACGGCGACCGAGGCGGCCAAGGTCGGCGAGCTGCCTGATGACGACGGCGGGCGAATCGACGTGGTCGTGCAGCGCCTCAGCAACTGCGCGCAGCAATGTCAATCCGATCAGCAGCCCCGCGACGGCGCGGAGATGGCGCATGCAGTCTCAGCCTGGGGACGATAA
- the LOC133925318 gene encoding protein BYPASS1-LIKE-like gives MPATDSSSAAAPLTSIGRSIRSLRRDQIPSFPPPSTADPTHHASSDLEPDAFQRRAADLLSDLLAADPSSPDLLSLAWTRRLLDSFLLCLEEFRALLFASGAAAAARPPLDRLVADFFERAVKALDLCNAVRDGLDLVRQWRKHLAIAASVLASSPDPAAPLGEAQIRRARKALTDLTILMLDDRDGGGGVVGQRNRSFGRGNRDARAHGQGHHRRSSSGGSSGAGSSNHLRSLSWSVSRAWSAARQLQAIGGGLPVPRPHDIAATGGLASAVYTMSAVLFVVAWALVAAIPCQDRGLQAHFSVPRNFPWSGPVTTLYERILEESKKKERKNSCGLLKEIHQIELCSRHLIEITDAAEFPLPEEKDAEVREAAQELVQVCESLKDGLDPLERQVREMFHRIVRTRTEILDCLSRPHGTE, from the coding sequence ATGCCGGCCACCGATTCCTCGTCGGCGGCCGCTCCGCTCACCTCCATCGGCCGCTCTATCCGTTCCCTCCGCCGCGACCAGATCCCTTCCTTCCCGCCCCCCTCAACCGCCGACCCCACCCACCACGCCTCCTCCGACCTCGAGCCCGACGCCTTccagcgccgcgccgccgacCTCCTCAGCGACCTTCTCGCCGCCGACCCCTCCTCCCCCGACCTCCTCTCCCTCGCCTGGACGCGCCGACTCCTCGACTCCTTCCTCCTCTGCCTAGAGGAGTTCCGTGCGCTCCTCTTCGCCTccggggccgccgccgccgcgcgcccgCCGCTCGACCGCCTCGTCGCCGACTTCTTCGAACGCGCCGTCAAGGCGCTCGACCTCTGCAACGCCGTCCGCGACGGACTCGACCTCGTTCGCCAGTGGCGCAAGCACCTCGCCATCGCCGCCTCCGTCCTCGCCTCCTCGCCCGACCCCGCCGCGCCGCTCGGGGAGGCCCAGATCCGCCGCGCCCGCAAGGCGCTCACCGACCTCACCATCCTCATGCTCGACGAcagggacggcggcggcggggtcgtGGGCCAGCGTAACCGCTCCTTCGGCCGCGGGAACAGAGACGCCCGTGCCCACGGCCAGGGCCACCACCGCCGGAGCAGCAGCGGCGGGAGCTCAGGCGCCGGGTCCAGCAACCATCTCAGGTCCTTGTCGTGGAGCGTGTCCCGGGCGTGGTCCGCGGCACGGCAGCTGCAGGCAATCGGGGGAGGCCTACCGGTGCCCCGACCTCATGACATCGCCGCCACTGGAGGCCTCGCTTCTGCAGTATATACCATGAGTGCTGTGCTGTTTGTCGTGGCCTGGGCGCTTGTGGCTGCCATCCCGTGCCAGGACCGCGGCCTCCAGGCGCACTTCTCAGTGCCCAGGAACTTCCCATGGTCTGGCCCCGTCACAACGCTCTACGAGCGCATTCTCGAGGAGTCCAAGAAGAAGGAGCGCAAGAACTCGTGCGGCCTGCTCAAGGAGATCCACCAGATTGAGCTCTGCTCCAGGCACCTCATTGAGATCACTGACGCTGCAGAGTTCCCCTTGCCCGAGGAGAAGGATGCTGAGGTGCGGGAGGCCGCACAGGAGCTAGTGCAGGTGTGTGAATCCCTCAAGGATGGGCTCGACCCGCTTGAGCGGCAGGTCAGGGAGATGTTCCACCGGATTGTGCGTACCCGGACAGAAATCCTTGATTGCCTGAGTAGGCCGCATGGCACTGAGTGA